In Magnetospirillum sp. XM-1, a single window of DNA contains:
- a CDS encoding NAD(P)-dependent oxidoreductase, protein MRVLVTGHNGYIGPIMLRVLSAAGHDCVGLDTDYFVGCEFDEAKAPCPELKVDIRDVEPKHLEGFDAIVHLAALSNDPMGDINDDWTYDINLRATIKLAEYAKAAGVKRFVYASSCSIYGSSGFTGFVDETAPFAPLTAYAISKVKCEEALAALAGPGFSPTYMRNATAFGASPRLRLDIVLNNLCAWAVTTGKINIMSDGSPWRPVVHIEDISRAVAAVLAAPVEVVHDQGFNVGLNSENYQVRDIAGFVKAAVPEAEVTYAGGNNPDPRSYRVSFDKYAKAFPDFPLKWTVAAGARELVDAYRAHGLTLDEFQGRRYIRLKQIKHLIDTGSVDDSLRWKK, encoded by the coding sequence ATGCGCGTCCTGGTTACCGGTCACAACGGCTATATCGGCCCGATCATGCTGCGGGTGCTGAGTGCGGCCGGGCATGATTGCGTCGGCCTCGACACCGACTATTTCGTCGGCTGCGAGTTCGACGAGGCCAAGGCGCCGTGTCCCGAGCTGAAGGTCGACATCCGCGACGTCGAGCCGAAGCATCTGGAAGGTTTCGACGCCATCGTCCATCTGGCCGCGCTCTCCAACGACCCCATGGGCGACATCAACGACGACTGGACCTACGACATCAACCTGCGGGCCACCATCAAGCTGGCCGAATACGCCAAGGCCGCCGGGGTGAAGCGCTTCGTCTACGCCTCGTCTTGCTCCATCTACGGGTCCTCGGGCTTTACCGGCTTCGTCGACGAGACGGCGCCCTTCGCGCCGCTGACCGCCTACGCCATCAGCAAGGTCAAGTGCGAGGAGGCCCTGGCCGCCCTGGCCGGTCCCGGCTTCTCGCCCACCTACATGCGCAACGCCACGGCGTTCGGCGCCAGCCCCCGGCTGCGCCTCGACATCGTCTTGAACAATCTGTGCGCCTGGGCGGTGACCACCGGCAAGATCAACATCATGAGCGACGGCAGCCCCTGGCGCCCGGTGGTCCATATCGAGGACATCAGCCGCGCCGTCGCCGCCGTGCTGGCCGCCCCCGTCGAGGTGGTGCACGACCAGGGCTTCAATGTCGGCCTGAACAGCGAGAATTATCAGGTGCGCGACATCGCCGGCTTCGTCAAGGCGGCGGTGCCCGAAGCCGAGGTCACCTATGCCGGCGGCAACAATCCCGATCCGCGCTCCTATCGGGTCAGCTTCGACAAATATGCCAAGGCCTTCCCCGACTTCCCCCTGAAGTGGACGGTGGCGGCCGGCGCCCGCGAGCTGGTGGACGCCTACCGCGCCCACGGCCTGACCCTGGACGAGTTTCAGGGACGCCGCTATATCCGCCTGAAGCAGATCAAGCACCTGATCGACACCGGCTCGGTGGACGACAGCCTGCGCTGGAAGAAGTAA
- a CDS encoding GNAT family N-acetyltransferase yields the protein MDSVLLTGADDGELTAFLDGLGGSGGFPVLAYHYPFYRDLLSDLGVGEPMTLALRRHGRLVAVLPTILKRAPEGSVLASLPFFGPNGGVICSEAEAEAAVPALLEAARQRLLAESNPLAMVVYTPLFGRDAALYAQALGQGEVVERFTQLTALDGRPWSKGLRYDIRRAATLGVTVEDGVDGDRLAEFYGLYRQNCADAGIPQKPFSVVETLARSPGEARFLFAYHEGRMVAGLLNLWGPRIVSYYMPCTLADARALQPGSLLIDRAAADARAAGRQWWNWEGSPNRDCGVYHFKQRWNSEESPFRIHVVALCPLDRLARLGREGLAAAFPWFFVYPFDRLPG from the coding sequence GTGGATTCCGTCCTGCTGACCGGTGCCGATGACGGGGAGCTGACCGCTTTTCTCGACGGACTGGGAGGCTCGGGCGGCTTTCCGGTGCTTGCCTATCACTATCCCTTCTATCGCGACCTGTTGTCCGACTTGGGGGTAGGGGAACCGATGACCCTGGCCTTGCGCCGCCATGGACGTCTGGTGGCGGTGCTGCCCACGATCCTCAAGCGGGCGCCGGAAGGCTCCGTTCTGGCTTCCCTGCCGTTTTTCGGCCCCAATGGCGGCGTGATCTGTTCCGAGGCCGAGGCGGAAGCCGCGGTTCCCGCTCTCCTGGAGGCGGCGCGTCAGCGGCTTCTGGCCGAATCAAACCCTCTCGCCATGGTCGTCTATACTCCGCTGTTCGGGCGGGATGCGGCGCTGTATGCCCAGGCCTTGGGCCAGGGCGAGGTGGTCGAGCGCTTCACCCAGCTGACCGCATTGGACGGCCGGCCATGGTCCAAGGGGCTGCGCTACGACATCCGTCGGGCCGCCACCCTGGGGGTGACAGTCGAGGATGGCGTCGACGGCGACCGGTTGGCCGAGTTCTACGGGCTCTATCGCCAGAACTGCGCCGATGCCGGAATCCCGCAGAAGCCGTTCTCGGTGGTCGAAACCCTGGCCCGGTCCCCCGGGGAGGCCCGCTTTCTCTTCGCCTATCATGAGGGCCGCATGGTGGCGGGGCTTCTAAATCTCTGGGGGCCCCGGATCGTCAGCTATTACATGCCCTGCACCCTGGCCGATGCCCGCGCGCTGCAGCCTGGATCGCTGTTGATCGACCGTGCCGCCGCCGATGCCCGTGCCGCCGGACGGCAATGGTGGAATTGGGAGGGCTCGCCCAACCGCGATTGCGGCGTCTATCACTTCAAGCAACGCTGGAACAGCGAGGAGAGCCCCTTTCGCATCCATGTGGTCGCGCTGTGTCCGCTGGACCGGTTGGCCCGATTGGGCCGCGAGGGATTGGCGGCGGCATTTCCCTGGTTCTTCGTCTATCCTTTCGATCGCTTGCCTGGGTGA
- the rfbF gene encoding glucose-1-phosphate cytidylyltransferase, producing MKVVILCGGFGTRIRDVADDIPKPMIPIGNLPIVWHIMKSYSAAGHKDFVLCLGYKSHAVKQFFLNYDIHGGDFTIALGAEKQITYHGEVRHDDWNVTLAETGLNAMTGARIKRIRKYLGDDENFLLTYGDGVSDVDLDALLAFHKSHGKILTVTGVHPPGRFGEIEHEGGRVQGFNEKSQTTSGMISGGYFVCRREIFDYLDDREDLVFEVGPVRALVAAGEMMVFEHHGFWQCMDTYRDWSLLRDLWDSGKAPWKSWE from the coding sequence ATGAAAGTGGTCATTCTGTGCGGCGGTTTCGGGACGCGCATCCGCGACGTGGCCGACGACATCCCCAAGCCGATGATTCCCATCGGCAATCTGCCCATCGTCTGGCACATCATGAAGAGCTACTCGGCGGCGGGCCACAAGGATTTCGTCCTGTGCCTGGGCTATAAGAGCCACGCCGTGAAGCAGTTTTTCCTGAACTACGACATCCACGGCGGTGACTTCACCATCGCGCTGGGCGCCGAAAAGCAGATCACCTATCACGGTGAAGTGCGCCACGACGACTGGAACGTCACCCTGGCCGAGACCGGGCTGAACGCCATGACCGGGGCGCGCATCAAGCGTATCAGGAAGTACCTGGGCGACGACGAGAACTTCCTGCTGACCTACGGCGACGGCGTTTCCGACGTGGATCTGGACGCCCTGCTGGCCTTCCACAAGTCCCACGGCAAGATCCTGACGGTGACCGGCGTCCATCCGCCGGGCCGCTTCGGCGAGATCGAGCACGAGGGTGGCCGGGTCCAGGGCTTCAACGAGAAGTCCCAGACCACGTCCGGCATGATCTCGGGCGGCTATTTCGTCTGCCGGCGCGAGATCTTCGACTATCTCGACGACCGCGAGGATCTGGTGTTCGAGGTCGGCCCGGTCCGCGCCCTGGTGGCGGCGGGCGAGATGATGGTCTTTGAACATCACGGCTTCTGGCAGTGCATGGACACCTATCGCGACTGGAGTCTGCTGCGCGATCTGTGGGATAGCGGTAAGGCGCCGTGGAAGTCGTGGGAATGA
- a CDS encoding Gfo/Idh/MocA family protein, with amino-acid sequence MIKVGVIGYGYWGPNLVRNFATSDRTKMVAVADLEPKRLAVAERSYPGIRTTTNPADLFAATDIDAVAISTPVQYHFDLALAALQAGKHVLVEKPMAASAADCRRLIDEAAKRNLTLMVDHTFIYTPAVQKMRDLVQTGELGDIYYYDSVRVNLGLFQHDVNVLWDLAVHDLSIIEYVLGKVPVAVSATGISHVPGAPENIAYLTMFFEDSTIAHINVNWLAPVKVRQTLISGSKKMVVFNELEPSEKIKIYDKGIVLNDDQEQINKLIAGYRTGDMLAPQLAGTEALAAEVRHFADCIETGATPLTDGEMGYNVVKVLEAASKSLAQRGASVAVER; translated from the coding sequence ATGATCAAAGTCGGCGTTATCGGTTACGGTTACTGGGGGCCCAATCTCGTCCGCAACTTCGCGACCTCGGACCGCACCAAGATGGTCGCGGTGGCCGATTTGGAGCCCAAGCGTCTGGCGGTGGCCGAGCGCTCCTATCCCGGTATCCGCACGACCACCAACCCCGCCGACCTGTTCGCCGCCACCGACATCGACGCGGTGGCCATCTCGACGCCGGTGCAATACCATTTCGATCTGGCCCTGGCGGCGCTTCAGGCCGGCAAGCATGTGCTGGTGGAAAAGCCCATGGCGGCATCGGCGGCCGATTGTCGCCGCCTGATCGACGAGGCGGCCAAGCGCAACCTGACCTTGATGGTCGATCACACCTTCATCTATACCCCCGCCGTGCAGAAGATGCGCGACCTGGTCCAGACCGGCGAACTGGGCGATATCTATTATTACGACTCGGTGCGGGTCAATCTGGGCCTGTTCCAGCACGACGTGAACGTGCTGTGGGATCTGGCGGTCCATGACCTGTCCATCATCGAATACGTGCTGGGCAAGGTGCCGGTGGCGGTATCGGCCACGGGCATCAGCCATGTGCCGGGGGCGCCCGAGAACATCGCCTACCTGACGATGTTCTTCGAGGATTCGACCATCGCCCACATCAACGTCAACTGGCTGGCCCCGGTCAAAGTGCGTCAGACCCTGATCTCGGGCTCGAAGAAGATGGTGGTCTTCAACGAGCTGGAGCCGTCGGAGAAGATCAAGATCTACGACAAGGGCATCGTCCTGAACGACGACCAGGAGCAGATCAACAAGCTGATCGCCGGCTATCGCACCGGCGACATGCTGGCCCCGCAACTGGCCGGGACCGAGGCCCTGGCGGCCGAGGTCCGGCATTTCGCCGATTGCATCGAGACCGGTGCGACACCGCTGACCGATGGCGAGATGGGCTACAACGTGGTCAAGGTGCTGGAGGCCGCGTCCAAGTCGCTGGCCCAGCGCGGCGCCTCGGTGGCCGTGGAACGCTGA
- a CDS encoding DegT/DnrJ/EryC1/StrS aminotransferase family protein — protein MIPFLDLKAQYRQIKDEVGAAIMKVVDSGAYVGAGPEGKPFEAEFAAYCGVADAAGVNSGTTALHLALLAAGIKPGDEVITVGATFVATTAAILYANAKPVFVDVDPVTWTMDPAKIEAAITPKTKAILPVHLHGLMADMDPIMAVAAKHGLKVVEDCAQAHGAEYKGRRAGSIGHVGCFSFYPGKNLGAYGEGGAIVSNDPEIMKTVRMLRDWGQAKKYDHVLKGFNARLDEIQAAVLRVKLKYIEGWTEGRRAVAARYEAGLAGLGIGIPKPPVHCRHVYHVYAIRSADRDGLQAKLQEAGVSTGIHYPVPVHLQTAYADLGYKAGDLPVTEQIASEWLSLPMFAELEAAQVDAVIRAVKQAGG, from the coding sequence ATGATTCCCTTTCTCGACCTCAAGGCCCAGTACCGTCAGATCAAGGACGAGGTCGGTGCCGCCATCATGAAGGTAGTCGACAGCGGCGCCTATGTGGGCGCCGGTCCCGAGGGCAAGCCCTTCGAGGCGGAATTCGCCGCCTATTGCGGCGTGGCCGACGCCGCCGGCGTCAATTCGGGCACCACGGCGCTGCATCTGGCCCTGCTGGCCGCCGGCATCAAGCCGGGCGACGAGGTGATCACCGTCGGCGCCACCTTCGTGGCCACCACGGCGGCCATTCTCTATGCCAACGCCAAGCCGGTCTTCGTCGATGTGGACCCCGTCACCTGGACCATGGACCCGGCCAAGATCGAGGCGGCCATCACGCCGAAGACCAAGGCCATCCTGCCGGTCCATCTGCACGGTCTGATGGCCGACATGGACCCCATCATGGCCGTCGCCGCCAAGCACGGTCTCAAGGTCGTCGAGGATTGCGCCCAGGCCCATGGCGCCGAGTACAAGGGCCGCCGCGCCGGCTCCATCGGCCATGTGGGCTGCTTCAGCTTCTATCCCGGCAAGAATCTCGGCGCCTATGGCGAAGGCGGGGCCATCGTCTCCAACGATCCCGAGATCATGAAGACGGTGCGCATGCTGCGCGACTGGGGGCAGGCCAAGAAGTACGACCACGTGCTGAAGGGCTTCAACGCCCGCCTGGACGAGATCCAGGCCGCCGTGTTGCGCGTCAAGCTCAAGTACATCGAAGGCTGGACCGAGGGTCGCCGCGCCGTGGCCGCCCGCTATGAGGCCGGTCTGGCCGGTCTGGGCATCGGCATTCCCAAGCCGCCGGTCCATTGCCGCCACGTCTACCACGTCTATGCCATCCGCAGCGCCGACCGCGACGGGCTTCAGGCCAAGTTGCAGGAGGCGGGGGTATCCACCGGCATTCATTATCCGGTGCCGGTCCATCTTCAGACCGCCTATGCCGACCTGGGCTACAAGGCTGGCGATCTGCCGGTGACGGAACAGATTGCCAGCGAATGGCTGTCGCTGCCCATGTTCGCCGAGCTTGAAGCGGCTCAGGTGGACGCGGTGATCCGGGCGGTGAAGCAGGCTGGTGGGTAG
- a CDS encoding dTDP-4-dehydrorhamnose 3,5-epimerase family protein, with protein sequence MSSKIHGLNIIPLRKIPDERGTIMHMLRADAPHFDKFGEIYFATAYPGVIKAWHLHTKQAQNYCCIQGMIKLVCYDDRADSPTKGVLQEIVMGDLNYVLVQIPPLLINGWKCIGTQTALLANCADMPHDPTEMKRIDPFDPAIPYDWALKHG encoded by the coding sequence ATGTCGTCGAAGATTCACGGCCTCAACATCATCCCGCTGCGCAAAATTCCCGACGAGCGCGGCACGATCATGCACATGCTCCGCGCCGACGCGCCCCATTTCGACAAGTTCGGCGAGATCTACTTCGCCACCGCCTATCCGGGCGTGATCAAGGCGTGGCACCTGCACACCAAGCAGGCCCAGAATTATTGCTGCATCCAGGGCATGATCAAGCTGGTCTGCTACGACGACCGCGCCGACAGCCCGACCAAGGGCGTGCTGCAGGAAATCGTCATGGGCGACCTGAATTACGTTCTGGTTCAAATTCCGCCGCTGCTGATCAATGGCTGGAAGTGCATCGGGACCCAGACGGCGCTGCTGGCCAATTGCGCCGACATGCCCCATGACCCCACCGAGATGAAGCGCATCGATCCCTTCGATCCGGCCATTCCCTACGACTGGGCGCTGAAGCACGGCTGA
- a CDS encoding radical SAM/SPASM domain-containing protein codes for MSKFVCNHPWTHFEVNNPNGDVTMCCDNGTVLGNLADGTIEEIWNGEGFQKMRREMRDRGALALCPHTCPVIYGGKGYQRMDWLADMEEGGPAKANAELNEREFEAGLLKLESLPRWMRFAYSFACNLDCYHCFQREDATQNQKLPERFLEEVRRMAKVFQVVFPFGGEPFLFKPVLDFVENADIDQGCRYFFVTNATLLTDRIFDVLSQRRLGLLAVSLDAADAEAFELLRKRGRTADWNGVMANLKRLQELKRRRDFVFTVSMTVNSVNCGQIEKFIDLGLSLDAEPLIGLVANPYQTYSFQKQYLHFTREQFDLMFGQIERSLPKVRERGFAEAESFLLQLDACLKEHQAGDNSLGQFVAASAARSAFHMLPEMMQQPLRDVVQKVRGQRLAKFRKG; via the coding sequence ATGAGCAAGTTCGTCTGCAACCACCCCTGGACCCACTTCGAGGTCAACAATCCCAACGGCGACGTGACCATGTGCTGCGACAACGGCACGGTGTTGGGCAACCTGGCGGACGGCACCATCGAGGAGATCTGGAACGGGGAAGGTTTCCAGAAGATGCGCCGCGAGATGCGCGACCGGGGCGCCCTGGCGCTTTGCCCGCATACCTGCCCGGTGATCTATGGCGGCAAGGGTTACCAGCGGATGGACTGGCTCGCCGACATGGAGGAAGGCGGTCCCGCCAAGGCCAATGCCGAATTGAACGAGCGGGAATTCGAGGCCGGCCTGCTGAAGCTGGAATCGCTGCCCCGCTGGATGCGCTTCGCCTATTCCTTCGCCTGCAATCTCGACTGCTACCACTGTTTCCAGCGCGAGGACGCCACTCAGAACCAGAAGCTGCCGGAACGCTTCCTAGAAGAGGTCCGGCGGATGGCCAAGGTGTTTCAGGTGGTTTTCCCCTTCGGCGGCGAACCGTTCCTGTTCAAGCCGGTGCTGGATTTCGTCGAGAACGCCGATATCGACCAGGGCTGCCGCTATTTCTTCGTCACCAACGCCACCTTGCTGACCGACCGCATCTTCGACGTGCTGTCACAGCGCCGGCTGGGGCTTCTGGCGGTTTCCCTGGACGCCGCCGATGCCGAGGCGTTCGAGCTTCTGCGCAAGCGCGGCCGCACCGCCGATTGGAACGGCGTCATGGCCAACCTGAAGCGTCTCCAGGAGCTGAAGCGCCGCCGGGACTTCGTCTTCACCGTCAGCATGACCGTCAACAGCGTCAATTGCGGGCAGATCGAGAAGTTCATCGACCTCGGCCTGTCGCTGGATGCCGAACCCCTGATCGGCCTGGTGGCCAATCCCTATCAGACCTATTCCTTCCAGAAGCAGTATCTTCACTTCACCCGCGAGCAGTTCGACCTGATGTTCGGACAGATCGAACGCAGCCTACCCAAGGTGCGCGAGCGCGGCTTCGCCGAGGCGGAAAGCTTCCTGCTGCAACTGGACGCTTGCCTGAAGGAACATCAGGCCGGTGACAATTCCCTCGGCCAGTTCGTCGCCGCCAGCGCGGCACGCTCCGCCTTCCACATGCTGCCCGAGATGATGCAGCAGCCCCTGCGCGACGTGGTGCAGAAGGTGCGCGGACAGCGGCTGGCCAAGTTCCGCAAGGGCTGA
- a CDS encoding glycosyltransferase produces the protein MSPRVSIVIPTYNQADFLKECLDSVRAQTVADWECIVVNNFSADHTRDVVLAYGDPRIQLIDFANQGVIAASRNVGIRAARAEWVAFLDSDDLWAPNKLELCLAAVTDGVDLVSHPEHFLKDGAIVNRTQAAPAERCRFERLLLDGNCLSPSAVLVRRALLERAGGFCEDREVITAEDADLWLRLAALGARMTCIPQPVGYYRLHGEQNSKGVARHMEASLTVLERHLPALPGKGGWRGRRARARIVYGAARTEQKLGRGPAALSLLARSALLWPFQIRLLPAFLLSLRALPGPRA, from the coding sequence ATGAGCCCACGCGTCTCCATCGTCATTCCCACTTACAACCAGGCGGACTTCCTGAAGGAATGCCTGGATTCGGTCCGCGCTCAAACCGTGGCCGACTGGGAATGCATCGTGGTGAACAATTTCTCGGCCGACCATACCCGTGATGTGGTTCTGGCCTATGGCGATCCCCGCATCCAGCTGATCGACTTTGCCAACCAGGGCGTCATCGCCGCATCGCGCAATGTCGGCATCCGGGCGGCCAGGGCCGAGTGGGTGGCGTTTCTCGATTCCGATGACCTGTGGGCGCCCAACAAGCTGGAACTGTGCCTGGCGGCGGTCACCGACGGCGTCGATCTGGTCTCCCACCCCGAGCATTTCCTGAAGGATGGGGCCATCGTCAACCGAACCCAAGCGGCCCCGGCCGAGCGCTGCCGTTTCGAGCGTCTGCTGCTGGACGGCAATTGCCTGTCGCCGTCGGCGGTGCTGGTGCGCCGGGCCTTGCTGGAGCGGGCGGGCGGCTTTTGCGAGGATCGCGAGGTCATTACCGCCGAGGACGCCGACCTGTGGCTGCGTCTGGCGGCCCTGGGGGCGCGTATGACCTGCATCCCGCAGCCCGTGGGCTACTACCGCCTTCACGGCGAGCAGAATTCAAAGGGTGTGGCGCGCCACATGGAGGCCTCGCTGACCGTGCTGGAGCGCCATCTCCCCGCCCTGCCCGGCAAGGGCGGCTGGCGGGGGCGGCGTGCCAGGGCGCGCATCGTCTATGGCGCGGCCCGGACGGAACAGAAATTGGGCCGCGGCCCGGCGGCATTGTCGCTGCTGGCCCGTTCAGCCCTGCTCTGGCCGTTTCAGATCCGTCTGCTGCCTGCGTTTTTGCTGTCGCTCCGGGCTCTGCCCGGCCCCCGCGCGTGA
- a CDS encoding LIC12162 family protein: MTRPESLPEPLAQEDEGRLILGPAPDDFDPGRDVALGPWCFAGVEERHPGWDDLPFADPFPTPDDWTGADRDAKRLANALLPVWAGRLNTRHGRNYSLGFWRVLLMKWLTICIPPLWQRYRQVEEVARLYRDRALTVVVCADVAERWPVNGCEGLTESFADPAWDFRLTSAMVARLAPPAWRLETAPAPALGPARPQSGAAPGRSLIRRVLGRLPVDSVPGAPISHRLLLSAWAALLPRRAARHHYDPAGGPVSAVFPAAFLALLDDFLGRLLPRSFAEDFPALEARALAHRYFPGRLCVDALDTEEDRRRLTHALAHERGERLVSVQHGGIYGTAKAMMVGAETEYPYDAFLTWGWTAQEDLAGRFVPIPSPALSRLAGRRGEDDGRLLMVGGAMLVHGTRLGWLPKPTHYLEYRRMKTAFLGGLDPTPLAAAHYRPYRRKPEVLRDEDHLRQRGFSLPLVEGDLDPALLSCRLAVIDHPITSMLAVMAANVPTVLLWQAEAWPMARQAEPFFAELRRVGILHHDPAAAAAHVNRVWADVPVWWNDPDVQAARRRFAERYALTSRFWWWNWLKVLARL, encoded by the coding sequence TTGACCCGACCGGAATCCTTGCCGGAACCGCTGGCCCAGGAGGACGAGGGGCGCCTGATCCTAGGGCCCGCCCCCGACGATTTCGATCCGGGCCGCGATGTCGCCCTGGGACCGTGGTGCTTCGCCGGAGTCGAGGAACGCCACCCCGGCTGGGACGACCTTCCCTTCGCCGACCCCTTCCCCACCCCCGACGACTGGACCGGCGCCGACCGCGACGCCAAACGGCTGGCCAACGCCCTGCTGCCGGTATGGGCCGGGCGCCTCAACACCCGGCACGGACGGAATTACAGCCTGGGATTCTGGCGGGTGCTGCTGATGAAGTGGCTGACCATCTGCATCCCGCCGCTATGGCAGCGCTACCGCCAGGTGGAGGAGGTCGCCCGCCTGTACCGCGACCGGGCGTTGACGGTGGTCGTCTGTGCCGACGTGGCGGAGCGGTGGCCGGTGAACGGCTGCGAAGGACTGACCGAGAGCTTCGCCGATCCCGCCTGGGACTTCCGGCTGACCTCGGCCATGGTGGCGCGGCTGGCGCCCCCGGCCTGGCGTCTGGAAACGGCCCCGGCCCCGGCCCTGGGACCCGCCCGGCCCCAGAGCGGAGCCGCTCCCGGCCGCTCCCTCATCCGCCGCGTGCTGGGACGTCTGCCGGTGGACAGCGTGCCCGGTGCCCCGATTTCCCACCGCCTTCTGCTGTCCGCCTGGGCCGCGCTGCTGCCCCGCCGGGCGGCCCGTCACCATTACGATCCCGCCGGCGGTCCGGTCTCGGCGGTATTCCCCGCCGCGTTCCTGGCGTTGCTGGACGACTTCCTGGGCCGGTTGCTGCCCCGGAGTTTCGCCGAGGACTTTCCCGCGCTGGAAGCACGGGCCCTGGCCCACCGCTATTTCCCCGGCCGGCTGTGCGTCGATGCCCTGGACACCGAGGAGGATCGCCGGCGGCTGACCCATGCCCTGGCCCACGAACGGGGCGAACGGCTGGTCAGCGTCCAGCATGGCGGCATCTACGGCACAGCGAAGGCCATGATGGTCGGCGCCGAGACGGAATATCCCTATGATGCCTTCCTGACCTGGGGCTGGACGGCGCAGGAAGACCTTGCCGGACGTTTCGTTCCCATACCCTCGCCCGCGCTGTCGCGGCTGGCGGGCCGCCGCGGCGAGGATGACGGACGGTTGTTGATGGTGGGGGGGGCCATGCTGGTGCACGGCACCCGGCTGGGCTGGCTGCCCAAGCCGACCCATTATCTGGAGTACCGCCGGATGAAGACGGCCTTCCTGGGGGGGCTCGATCCGACTCCGCTGGCCGCCGCCCATTACCGCCCCTATCGCCGCAAGCCAGAGGTGCTGAGGGACGAGGATCATCTCAGACAGCGGGGCTTTTCCCTGCCCCTGGTCGAGGGCGACCTGGATCCCGCCCTGCTGTCGTGCCGTCTGGCGGTCATCGACCATCCCATTACCTCCATGCTTGCCGTGATGGCCGCTAATGTGCCGACGGTATTGCTGTGGCAGGCCGAGGCCTGGCCGATGGCCCGTCAGGCGGAACCGTTTTTCGCCGAGTTGCGCCGCGTCGGCATCCTGCATCACGATCCGGCTGCCGCCGCCGCCCATGTCAACCGGGTGTGGGCGGACGTGCCGGTCTGGTGGAACGATCCGGATGTTCAGGCCGCGCGGCGGCGCTTTGCCGAGCGTTATGCCCTGACATCCCGATTTTGGTGGTGGAACTGGCTGAAGGTTCTGGCCCGGCTGTAG
- a CDS encoding SDR family oxidoreductase, which translates to MSPILLTGGFGYLGGRIARHLIAQGKTVRITTRRGPESWPDWAKDAEVVRLAPSDDTALLAVCQGVSALVHLSAMNEVDCTTDPVGALEANGVDTVRLLQAALKAGVGRFLYFSTARVYGEPLIGRIEESMICRPVHPYGISHKVAEDYILAEAGKGRIQAACLRLSNALGAPADPLINRWTLVANDLCRQVGSSGKMVLKSSGVALRDFIPMAEVARAVRFLLEVDGPKLGDGIFNLGVGHSSSIRDLADLIQARAEAVLGFRPVLERPDPKPGEVADPLDFRVDRLAAAGFAASRDLASEIDQTLILCRKAFG; encoded by the coding sequence ATGAGTCCGATCCTTCTCACCGGCGGCTTCGGCTATCTGGGTGGGCGCATCGCGCGGCACCTGATCGCTCAGGGCAAGACGGTGCGCATCACCACCAGGCGGGGCCCGGAATCCTGGCCCGACTGGGCCAAGGATGCCGAGGTGGTGCGCCTTGCGCCGTCCGACGATACCGCTCTGCTGGCGGTCTGCCAGGGTGTATCCGCCCTGGTCCACCTGTCGGCCATGAACGAGGTGGACTGCACCACCGATCCGGTGGGCGCGCTGGAAGCCAACGGCGTCGATACGGTGCGGCTGCTGCAGGCGGCCCTGAAGGCTGGTGTCGGCCGCTTTCTCTATTTCTCCACCGCCCGGGTCTATGGCGAGCCGCTGATCGGGCGGATCGAGGAGAGTATGATCTGCCGGCCGGTGCATCCCTATGGCATCAGCCACAAGGTGGCCGAGGACTACATCCTGGCGGAAGCCGGCAAGGGCCGCATCCAGGCGGCCTGTCTGCGGCTGTCCAACGCCCTGGGGGCGCCCGCCGATCCGCTGATCAATCGCTGGACCCTGGTGGCCAACGATCTGTGCCGCCAGGTGGGCAGCAGCGGCAAGATGGTGCTGAAGAGCAGCGGCGTGGCGCTGCGCGACTTCATCCCCATGGCCGAGGTGGCCCGCGCCGTCCGGTTCCTGCTGGAGGTCGACGGGCCCAAGCTGGGCGATGGCATCTTCAACCTGGGTGTTGGGCATTCCTCCTCCATCCGCGATCTCGCCGACCTGATTCAGGCCCGCGCCGAGGCGGTGCTGGGCTTCCGGCCGGTGCTGGAGCGCCCGGATCCCAAGCCGGGCGAGGTGGCCGATCCCCTGGACTTCCGGGTGGACCGGCTGGCGGCGGCCGGATTCGCCGCGTCCCGTGACCTCGCATCCGAGATCGATCAAACCCTGATTTTGTGCCGCAAGGCCTTTGGCTGA